One stretch of Prionailurus viverrinus isolate Anna chromosome C1, UM_Priviv_1.0, whole genome shotgun sequence DNA includes these proteins:
- the LOC125173561 gene encoding olfactory receptor 2A12-like: MQSLGKENHSFVSEFILLGFSSESQVRIALFSFFLLLYLIILLGNGLIITLIYMDSHLHTPMYFFLSILSLVDMSYVTTTMPQMLINMVCPKKTISWGACVAQMFIFLVLGIAECVLYAIMAYDRYVAICFPLHYPLLMGRSICIKMVTGCWAISIAGALIYTVFTMRLPYCGPHKINHFFCEVPAVLKLACADTSFNDHLDFILGFTLLLVPFSLILVSYVCIFASILRIHSSHGRLKSFSTCASHITVVIMFYGPAMIMYMRPGSWYDPKRDKKLALFYNVVSAFLNPIIYSLRNKDVKGAFLNVFGNRRASQ; the protein is encoded by the coding sequence ATGCAGAGCCTCGGCAAGGAGAACCACAGCTTTGTATCTGAGTTCATCCTCCTTGGCTTCTCCAGTGAGTCACAGGTCAGAATAGCCctgttctccttcttccttctcctctacCTCATCATTCTTCTGGGCAATGGACTCATCATCACCCTGATCTACATGGACTCACACCTCCACACACCCATGTActtctttctcagcatcctctcCTTGGTGGACATGAGCTATGTCACTACCACCATGCCCCAGATGTTGATTAATATGGTGTGTCCAAAGAAAACCATCTCCTGGGGAGCTTGTGTAGCCCAAATGTTCATCTTCTTGGTCCTGGGCATTGCTGAGTGTGTGCTCTATGCCATTATGGCCTATGACAGGTATGTGGCCATTTGCTTCCCCCTTCACTATCCCTTGCTCATGGGCCGCTCCATTTGTATCAAGATGGTCACAGGCTGTTGGGCCATTAGCATAGCTGGGGCCCTGATCTACACTGTCTTCACCATGCGTCTGCCTTATTGTGGCCCCCACAAGATAAACCACTTCTTCTGTGAGGTCCCTGCCGTCCTAAAGTTGGCCTGTGCAGACACATCCTTCAATGACCATTTGGACTTCATCTTGGGTTTTACCCTGCTCTTGGTCCCATTCTCCCTCATCCTGGTCTCTTATGTCTGCATCTTTGCCTCCATCTTAAGAATCCACTCATCCCACGGGAGGCTCAAGTCTTTCTCCACATGTGCCTCCCACATTACTGTGGTCATTATGTTCTATGGGCCAGCCATGATAATGTACATGAGGCCTGGCTCCTGGTATGACCCAAAGCGGGACAAGAAGCTAGCTCTGTTCTACAATGTTGTCTCTGCCTTCCTCAACCCCATCATCTACAGCCTCCGGAACAAAGATGTAAAGGGGGCCTTTCTGAATGTATTTGGTAACAGAAGGGCATCTCAGTGA